Proteins found in one Sporosarcina sp. FSL K6-3457 genomic segment:
- the pstB gene encoding phosphate ABC transporter ATP-binding protein PstB has product MEQLKEGTSKINVKDLNLFYGEKQALFGVDLAIHEKQVTALIGPSGCGKSTFLRTLNRMNDLIDGVKITGEVIIDGERIYHSNDVIKLRTKVGMVFQKPNLFPMSIYDNVAYGPRGQGIKNKKELNRIVEESLRGAAIWDEVKDRLKTSALGLSGGQQQRVCIARAIAMKPDVILMDEPTSALDPISTLKVEELISNLKKEYTIVIVTHNMQQAARISDKTAFFLNGEIVEYDDTDNIFSTPKDQRTEDYVTGRFG; this is encoded by the coding sequence ATGGAGCAACTTAAAGAAGGTACATCGAAAATTAATGTGAAGGATTTAAACTTATTCTATGGTGAGAAACAAGCGCTGTTCGGTGTCGATCTTGCTATTCATGAAAAACAGGTAACTGCTTTAATCGGCCCTTCAGGTTGTGGGAAGTCAACTTTTTTACGAACATTAAATCGAATGAATGATTTAATTGATGGTGTGAAAATTACAGGTGAAGTTATCATTGATGGTGAAAGAATTTATCATTCAAATGATGTCATTAAATTACGTACAAAAGTGGGAATGGTCTTTCAAAAACCGAATTTATTCCCGATGAGTATTTATGATAATGTAGCCTATGGTCCAAGAGGGCAAGGTATAAAAAATAAAAAAGAATTAAATAGAATTGTGGAAGAGAGTTTACGCGGAGCAGCGATTTGGGACGAGGTAAAAGACCGTCTTAAAACATCAGCACTAGGTTTGTCTGGAGGTCAGCAACAGCGTGTTTGTATTGCACGTGCAATTGCAATGAAACCAGATGTTATATTAATGGACGAGCCTACTTCCGCATTAGACCCAATATCTACATTGAAAGTAGAAGAACTAATCTCAAACTTGAAAAAAGAGTATACAATTGTTATTGTTACTCATAACATGCAACAAGCTGCACGAATCTCTGATAAAACAGCGTTTTTCTTAAATGGAGAAATCGTTGAATACGATGATACAGATAACATTTTTTCTACGCCAAAGGATCAAAGAACAGAAGATTATGTAACGGGTCGATTCGGATAA
- the fni gene encoding type 2 isopentenyl-diphosphate Delta-isomerase: MTNSIEQRKSDHIQIALNEKVTGESISTGLESFSFIHNALPEIAFDEISTETTFLGFECKTPFLISSMTGGTALAETINRNLAVAAEERGWALALGSTRALLDSDGHADSFLMRKYAPSVPIIANLGAVQFNYGYSVEECREIIEKTESDMLVLHLNSIQEVIQEKGDTNFKGLLQKIEQLCSTLGVPVGVKEVGWGIDGQTAKKLSEAGVAFIDVAGAGGTSWSQVEKFRAKDPILRVAAEAFSEWGIPTAQSLRLVRGKIGNRPLIASGGMQTGLDGAKAIALGADLVGFGRSILKEATQSLEDVLEVMQIREMELRMSMFGIGAQTIQELKDTSRLKER, from the coding sequence TTGACCAATTCAATTGAACAAAGAAAATCAGATCATATTCAAATTGCGTTGAACGAAAAAGTTACGGGGGAGTCGATTTCGACAGGATTGGAGTCGTTTTCGTTCATCCATAATGCACTTCCTGAAATTGCGTTCGATGAAATTTCCACGGAAACAACATTCCTCGGCTTTGAATGTAAAACGCCGTTCCTTATTAGTTCCATGACGGGCGGGACAGCCCTTGCTGAAACAATTAATAGGAACTTGGCTGTAGCAGCAGAAGAGAGGGGCTGGGCATTGGCACTTGGATCCACTAGAGCTCTGCTTGACAGCGATGGGCATGCTGATTCTTTCTTGATGAGAAAGTATGCGCCGAGTGTCCCAATTATTGCAAACTTGGGTGCTGTTCAGTTCAATTACGGATACAGTGTCGAGGAATGCAGGGAAATTATCGAGAAAACCGAGTCGGATATGCTTGTCCTTCATTTGAACAGTATTCAGGAAGTGATTCAGGAAAAGGGAGATACGAATTTTAAAGGGTTATTACAGAAAATTGAACAACTGTGTAGCACGCTGGGGGTTCCGGTGGGGGTCAAGGAAGTCGGCTGGGGCATTGATGGTCAGACAGCCAAAAAGTTAAGCGAGGCTGGTGTTGCGTTTATCGATGTCGCCGGAGCAGGAGGCACTTCCTGGAGCCAAGTAGAAAAGTTTCGGGCCAAAGACCCAATCCTGCGTGTTGCTGCTGAAGCATTTAGTGAATGGGGAATTCCAACGGCACAATCTCTTAGGTTAGTCCGCGGAAAGATTGGGAACCGTCCACTAATTGCCAGTGGTGGGATGCAGACGGGGTTGGATGGTGCCAAAGCTATTGCGCTGGGTGCCGACTTGGTTGGATTTGGGCGATCCATCCTGAAAGAGGCGACTCAAAGCCTAGAAGATGTGCTTGAAGTGATGCAAATTCGGGAAATGGAGCTTCGAATGTCAATGTTCGGTATCGGGGCTCAGACAATTCAGGAATTGAAGGATACCTCGCGCTTGAAGGAACGATGA
- a CDS encoding phosphate ABC transporter substrate-binding protein, which yields MISLKKVKLGLLMLTLFTVLSACASNEGNNGQSSKGSNATVAISGSTSVGPLAEKLAHKYSEQDNTNIEINQIGSSAGITNAISGVSEIGMSSRDLKEEEIASGLNEVVIAYDGIVVVTHPTNKVKDLTMEQVKKIFTGEVTNWQELGGDDLEIVVVSREDGSGSRDAFQEIVEYSSGELIRSAIIASGNGNIKTTVGNNKHAVGFISFEYIDDSISTIDINGVEATAENVLKEQYSLSRPFLFLYKEGQLTDAGQRFIDFILSEDGQLIAAEAGAIPVK from the coding sequence ATGATCAGTTTGAAAAAAGTGAAATTGGGATTATTAATGCTAACTCTATTTACTGTACTATCAGCATGTGCAAGCAATGAAGGGAATAACGGACAATCGTCAAAAGGTAGTAACGCAACAGTAGCTATTTCAGGATCAACATCCGTAGGGCCGCTTGCTGAAAAATTAGCTCACAAATATTCAGAGCAAGACAATACAAATATTGAAATCAATCAAATTGGTTCGTCCGCGGGTATTACGAATGCAATTAGTGGAGTGTCTGAAATCGGTATGTCTTCACGTGACTTAAAGGAAGAAGAAATAGCAAGTGGATTGAATGAGGTAGTGATTGCTTATGATGGAATTGTCGTAGTGACTCATCCAACAAACAAAGTAAAAGACCTGACGATGGAGCAAGTAAAGAAGATTTTTACTGGTGAAGTGACGAACTGGCAAGAGCTTGGTGGAGATGATCTGGAAATCGTTGTTGTCTCTCGGGAGGATGGTTCAGGTTCACGTGATGCTTTCCAAGAAATTGTAGAGTACAGCTCTGGTGAATTAATCAGAAGTGCAATTATCGCAAGTGGGAACGGCAATATTAAAACAACAGTTGGGAACAATAAACATGCAGTGGGCTTTATTTCATTTGAATATATCGATGACTCTATTTCTACGATCGATATTAATGGAGTCGAAGCAACTGCAGAAAATGTTCTAAAAGAACAATACAGTTTGTCTAGACCATTCTTATTTCTCTATAAAGAAGGTCAATTAACAGATGCTGGTCAACGATTTATAGATTTTATCTTAAGTGAAGATGGACAACTCATTGCAGCAGAAGCAGGAGCAATTCCTGTGAAATAA
- a CDS encoding AraC family transcriptional regulator — MLSNFRSITYGTYGFHFKESSQQRRIAGIHSLGLEKQVSASYDWDGLVRSEKDVIVFQYTLKGAGEIVINGDTYRLGVGDAFFVKIPSNHRYYLPADSTEWEFVHLTLMGEEAIRCYESITDEVGHILKLDIYSTSITRIFELIHKVSTHQINDAYEASALSYSFLMELQRFLHTSKSDKELPESITKATLFIDNNYAEPITLDDIVQASGLSKYHFTRLFHEKIQLTPIQYLTNSRIKRSIELLKDNELTIEDIALRVGFSNGNYFTKVFRSYLGVPPGKYRNSKSVIPIDYLILD, encoded by the coding sequence TTGCTATCTAATTTTCGTTCCATCACATACGGAACATATGGTTTTCATTTTAAAGAGTCGAGTCAACAACGACGTATAGCTGGGATTCATTCTCTCGGACTGGAAAAGCAGGTGAGTGCTTCTTACGACTGGGATGGTTTAGTTCGCAGTGAAAAGGATGTGATTGTCTTCCAATATACCTTAAAGGGCGCCGGGGAAATTGTGATAAATGGCGACACATATCGACTCGGAGTGGGCGATGCCTTTTTTGTCAAGATTCCAAGCAATCACCGTTATTATTTACCCGCGGATAGTACCGAATGGGAATTTGTTCATCTAACTTTAATGGGGGAAGAGGCTATTAGATGTTATGAATCGATAACAGATGAGGTAGGGCATATACTGAAATTGGATATCTATTCTACTTCGATAACTCGTATCTTCGAGCTCATCCACAAAGTATCTACTCATCAAATTAACGATGCTTATGAGGCATCTGCCTTATCCTACTCATTTTTAATGGAGCTGCAGCGCTTTTTACATACTAGTAAAAGTGATAAAGAACTACCAGAATCCATTACAAAGGCAACCCTTTTTATTGATAATAATTATGCGGAGCCTATCACGCTAGATGATATCGTACAAGCATCTGGGCTTTCTAAATATCATTTCACTAGACTTTTTCATGAAAAAATCCAGTTAACGCCAATCCAATACCTTACCAATAGTAGAATAAAAAGATCGATTGAACTGCTAAAAGATAACGAACTTACAATAGAAGATATTGCGTTACGCGTTGGATTTTCTAACGGTAATTACTTTACCAAAGTGTTCCGTTCGTATCTCGGGGTACCCCCTGGAAAATATAGAAATAGTAAATCAGTCATCCCGATTGATTATCTTATTCTTGATTAA
- the pstA gene encoding phosphate ABC transporter permease PstA: MRQFKDNLLRGFLWLSAFLSVAVLVMIVGFIFYKGFGLISFDFIFGDYSPTGGGGIWPMIVTTVYTIVISLVIATPIGILAAVYLQEYAKQGRLVKIIRFATESLTGIPSIIYGLFGAVFFVTTLKLGMSIIAASLTLTIIVLPVIIRTTEEALKTVPASYREGSLALGNTKLQTLYKVILPTAMPGILSGIILSIGRIVGESAAIFLTAGTVAAMPEGIFSSARTLTVHSYLVTQESGDIELAAAVGIVLIVIILAINLSATYISKKLNKSTSK; this comes from the coding sequence ATGAGACAATTTAAAGATAACTTGTTACGGGGATTCTTATGGTTATCAGCTTTCTTATCGGTTGCTGTCCTCGTCATGATTGTTGGATTTATCTTTTATAAAGGATTTGGTTTAATAAGTTTCGATTTCATTTTTGGTGATTATTCACCAACTGGAGGCGGCGGGATTTGGCCAATGATTGTAACAACTGTCTATACAATTGTTATTTCATTAGTCATTGCAACACCCATTGGGATATTAGCGGCTGTTTACTTGCAAGAATATGCTAAGCAAGGACGATTAGTAAAAATCATTCGTTTTGCAACAGAAAGTTTAACTGGAATCCCCTCAATTATTTATGGTCTGTTTGGTGCAGTATTCTTTGTAACTACCTTAAAGTTAGGTATGTCTATTATTGCTGCTTCATTAACATTAACGATTATTGTTTTGCCTGTTATCATTCGTACAACGGAAGAAGCATTAAAAACAGTACCAGCTTCGTATCGTGAAGGTTCGTTAGCACTTGGAAACACGAAGCTACAAACCTTATATAAGGTGATTTTACCTACTGCCATGCCAGGGATTCTATCGGGTATTATCCTCTCTATTGGACGAATTGTTGGCGAGTCAGCTGCCATCTTCTTAACTGCAGGAACTGTAGCTGCCATGCCAGAGGGGATCTTTTCATCAGCCAGAACGTTAACGGTTCATTCCTATTTAGTGACACAAGAATCTGGAGACATTGAATTGGCTGCAGCAGTTGGTATTGTCCTAATCGTTATTATTTTGGCCATCAACCTTTCTGCAACATATATTTCGAAAAAATTAAATAAATCAACTAGCAAATAA
- the phoU gene encoding phosphate signaling complex protein PhoU, protein MAMRENFEKNLEELKSKITEMSDLSIIALERAFKALKTQDIEKALKVIEDDTAIDNLEMEINQFAIWIMAKEAPVSRDLRQIIGVLRISSEIERVGDFGVNIAKATIKIGNTKSLLEITDLEKMKELSIEMLRKALQSFLEENIALAKEVGVLEDEVDQYSGATYKILTSYLSEHPEETNQLVQLLFVNRFLERTADHMTNVAESAAYLIKGQIYDFNS, encoded by the coding sequence ATGGCCATGCGTGAAAACTTCGAGAAAAATTTAGAGGAATTAAAAAGTAAAATCACCGAAATGAGTGATCTATCAATTATTGCCCTAGAAAGAGCCTTTAAAGCTTTGAAAACACAAGATATTGAGAAAGCTTTAAAAGTGATTGAGGATGATACAGCAATTGATAATCTTGAAATGGAAATTAACCAGTTTGCCATTTGGATTATGGCAAAAGAAGCGCCTGTTTCAAGGGATTTACGTCAGATTATTGGTGTTCTTAGAATTTCATCTGAAATTGAACGGGTTGGAGATTTTGGCGTGAATATTGCAAAAGCGACGATTAAGATTGGTAATACAAAATCTTTACTGGAAATTACAGACTTAGAGAAGATGAAAGAATTATCCATTGAGATGCTCCGAAAAGCATTACAATCTTTTTTAGAGGAAAATATCGCACTCGCTAAAGAAGTTGGCGTCTTAGAGGATGAAGTGGATCAATATAGTGGTGCAACCTATAAAATACTGACTTCTTACCTAAGTGAACATCCAGAAGAAACAAATCAGCTAGTCCAATTATTATTTGTCAATCGTTTTCTTGAGAGAACAGCAGACCATATGACAAATGTCGCTGAAAGTGCAGCTTATTTGATTAAAGGTCAAATATATGATTTCAATTCATAA
- a CDS encoding response regulator transcription factor, with the protein MTSYKIVIVEDEEAIRGLLKLFLENRAFLVFSAADGEEALRLVLDEKPDIILLDIEMPEMDGFDVCVKIRELTNVPIIFISSRRGVNDKVKSFELGGDDYMTKPFDFVELEARINANIRRYMETTKPEIKNVLRLKKLEIHLDSFECYIEGEKIQLSTREMEILIILAKHPNHVWSAEKLYDRIWGYDSIGDVQTIKVHVSNLRRKINQHSPNTTYIETVRGFGYKMTN; encoded by the coding sequence ATGACGTCATATAAAATAGTCATCGTGGAAGATGAAGAGGCGATACGTGGTCTCCTGAAGTTATTTTTAGAAAATCGTGCATTTCTAGTATTTTCAGCTGCCGATGGTGAAGAGGCTTTGCGGCTAGTTTTAGATGAAAAACCGGATATTATTTTACTAGACATCGAAATGCCAGAAATGGATGGATTTGATGTGTGTGTGAAAATTAGAGAATTAACGAATGTACCTATTATTTTTATCAGTAGCCGGCGGGGAGTGAATGATAAAGTTAAATCATTCGAACTTGGCGGGGATGATTATATGACTAAACCATTTGACTTTGTGGAGCTAGAAGCACGGATTAATGCAAATATACGAAGATATATGGAGACAACCAAGCCTGAAATTAAAAATGTCCTCCGATTAAAAAAATTGGAAATCCATTTAGATAGTTTTGAATGCTATATAGAGGGTGAAAAAATTCAACTGTCAACGCGTGAAATGGAAATACTCATTATTTTGGCAAAGCATCCAAATCACGTATGGAGCGCAGAGAAACTATATGATCGTATTTGGGGCTATGATTCTATTGGAGATGTGCAAACGATTAAGGTTCACGTAAGTAATTTACGAAGAAAAATCAATCAACATTCACCTAATACAACGTATATTGAAACTGTTCGAGGCTTCGGCTACAAAATGACAAATTAA
- the pstC gene encoding phosphate ABC transporter permease subunit PstC produces the protein MSIPTTNKQTVEIGKVNKRKYMLEKVSSKVFMICALLSVITLLLIIGFVFYKGAHPFVTGGYSFIDFIFGTDWVPSEDKFGIFPMIVASIFATIGALIIGVPIGLFTAIFLAEIASKRVAKVISPAIQLLAGIPSVLYGVFGLAIIVPFLQDTFGLVKGQSLLAVILVLAIMMLPTIVTVAETAIRAVPQTYREGSLALGVSQIGTIFKVIVPAAKSGIMTAIVLGLGRAIGETMAVILVAGNSLIVPTSLTDSVRPLTTNVALEMGYAFGTHQEMLFATGIVLFSFILILNFVLAKISAKGGN, from the coding sequence GTGTCTATCCCAACAACTAATAAGCAGACCGTAGAAATCGGTAAAGTGAATAAAAGGAAGTATATGTTGGAGAAAGTGTCTTCAAAAGTTTTCATGATTTGTGCACTTCTTTCAGTCATAACTTTATTGTTAATCATTGGATTTGTCTTTTATAAAGGAGCGCATCCCTTTGTAACAGGAGGCTATAGCTTCATAGACTTTATTTTTGGTACTGATTGGGTACCGAGTGAAGATAAATTCGGTATCTTTCCCATGATTGTTGCATCCATTTTTGCAACAATTGGAGCCTTAATTATTGGGGTTCCGATTGGCTTATTTACAGCTATTTTCTTAGCGGAAATTGCTTCTAAAAGGGTCGCTAAAGTCATTTCGCCAGCCATTCAGTTGCTGGCGGGTATTCCATCTGTCTTATATGGTGTATTTGGACTTGCCATCATTGTTCCCTTTTTACAAGATACTTTCGGTTTGGTGAAAGGACAAAGCTTACTAGCTGTTATTCTTGTGTTAGCCATCATGATGTTGCCAACAATTGTGACTGTAGCAGAGACGGCGATTCGTGCTGTGCCTCAAACATATCGTGAAGGTTCGTTAGCGCTTGGGGTATCCCAAATTGGGACAATCTTTAAAGTCATTGTACCCGCAGCTAAGTCAGGAATTATGACGGCGATCGTATTAGGGTTAGGTAGAGCAATTGGTGAAACGATGGCAGTTATTTTAGTAGCTGGTAATAGTTTAATCGTCCCTACGAGTCTAACAGATAGCGTTCGTCCATTGACGACAAATGTTGCCTTAGAAATGGGTTATGCCTTCGGTACACATCAAGAAATGTTATTTGCGACAGGAATTGTTTTATTCTCATTTATATTAATTTTGAATTTTGTATTAGCAAAAATAAGTGCGAAGGGAGGCAACTAA
- a CDS encoding NUDIX hydrolase, with product MFLDKLKQQLKENEYRFIGEETAFRSAVLIPLVQMDGEWHILFEVRSLTMRKQPGDISFPGGRIDDADATPLEAALRETHEELGVDPKTVTLIRQLSPYVASPAFVVYPFVVTFDYNEIIDSYNIEEVEEVFTVPVKWLLNYEPYLHVISVQTTPASDFPFDKIMNGAQYQWRSHAMEEWFFDYGKYTIWGLTARILKHFIDIMK from the coding sequence GTGTTTCTAGATAAACTGAAGCAGCAGCTGAAAGAAAATGAATATCGATTTATTGGGGAAGAAACGGCTTTTCGCTCAGCGGTGTTAATTCCATTAGTGCAGATGGATGGAGAATGGCATATTCTTTTTGAAGTCCGTTCATTGACAATGCGAAAACAGCCGGGGGATATTAGTTTTCCAGGTGGTCGAATTGATGACGCAGACGCAACGCCGTTGGAAGCGGCGTTACGGGAAACACACGAAGAGTTAGGAGTCGATCCAAAAACGGTGACGCTGATTAGACAATTAAGCCCTTATGTTGCTTCGCCTGCATTTGTGGTCTATCCATTTGTGGTAACTTTTGATTACAATGAAATAATTGATTCTTACAATATAGAAGAAGTCGAAGAAGTATTTACAGTACCCGTAAAATGGCTATTGAATTATGAGCCGTATTTGCATGTCATTTCAGTTCAAACAACGCCTGCTTCAGATTTTCCTTTTGATAAAATTATGAATGGTGCCCAGTACCAATGGAGAAGTCACGCGATGGAAGAGTGGTTTTTTGATTATGGCAAGTATACCATTTGGGGGTTAACAGCTAGGATTTTAAAGCATTTTATTGACATAATGAAATAG
- a CDS encoding squalene/phytoene synthase family protein, giving the protein MSMFPKDAMRVLKETSRTFYIPITFLQKELKYSVASAYLVFRAIDEIEDHEQLDNEVKYTILMQVSELFKQPFDNEAYVKILGGTKDQMPEVTLRLEEWLEACPKDTLPIVANAACEMAFGMAKWAKENWEIRTREDLDDYTYYVAGLVGVTLSDLWEHYGEEKTDRELAIGYGRGLQAVNILRNEQEDLDERGISFVPDGWSRAELFDYADENLAKADDYMKSLHKKTILLFCRLPLALAHKTLKAMKEGREKITRAEVEQTVEEVQLD; this is encoded by the coding sequence ATGAGTATGTTTCCAAAAGATGCAATGCGTGTGTTAAAAGAAACGAGCCGTACATTTTATATACCGATTACTTTTTTGCAGAAAGAGTTAAAGTATTCGGTGGCATCTGCTTATTTAGTATTTCGGGCAATTGATGAAATTGAAGATCATGAACAATTGGACAATGAAGTAAAATACACGATTTTAATGCAAGTCAGTGAATTATTTAAACAACCATTTGACAACGAAGCGTATGTAAAAATTCTTGGAGGAACAAAGGATCAAATGCCGGAAGTTACACTTCGTTTGGAAGAATGGCTGGAAGCTTGCCCAAAAGATACCTTGCCAATCGTGGCGAACGCTGCTTGTGAAATGGCATTTGGGATGGCAAAATGGGCGAAAGAAAACTGGGAAATCCGTACACGTGAAGATTTAGATGATTATACATATTACGTTGCAGGACTTGTCGGCGTTACGCTTTCAGACCTTTGGGAGCATTACGGCGAAGAAAAAACAGACCGTGAACTGGCTATCGGCTATGGACGTGGGCTTCAGGCGGTCAATATTTTGCGTAATGAGCAGGAAGACTTGGATGAGCGTGGGATAAGCTTTGTTCCGGATGGTTGGAGTCGCGCAGAATTGTTCGACTATGCGGATGAAAATTTGGCAAAAGCAGATGATTATATGAAGTCTCTCCATAAGAAAACCATTTTATTATTCTGCCGTCTACCACTTGCTCTGGCTCATAAAACGTTAAAAGCAATGAAAGAGGGACGCGAAAAAATCACGCGTGCAGAAGTCGAACAGACAGTGGAAGAAGTTCAACTCGATTAA
- a CDS encoding alpha-glucosidase/alpha-galactosidase: MAKITFLGAGSTIFAKNVLGDCMMVPALQGFEIALFDINEERLRDSEQMLNNMKKNLGSTVKIVSYTNRKDALRDAKYVFNAIQVGGYEPSTVIDFEIPKKYGLRQTIADTIGIGGIFRSLRTIPVMMDFARDMEEVCPDALFLNYTNPMATLTGSMLRYSSIKTVGLCHSVQVCANDLLKGLDMPTDNVQWKIAGINHMAWLLDISRHGEDLYPEIKKRALEKQQTKHDDMVRFELMSRFGYYITESSEHNAEYHPYFIKNKYPELIDRFNIPLDEYLRRCIQQIADWEKMRVDLVNDGNLTHERSNEYGSRILEAMETNIPYKIGGNALNTGGLISNLPNNAVVEVPCLVDASGVTPTYVGDLPEQLAALNRTNIGTQLLTIEAAMTGKKEHIYQAALLDPHTAAELSIDDIVAMCDELIEAHGDWLPKFS; encoded by the coding sequence TTGGCTAAAATCACATTTCTAGGTGCAGGTAGTACGATTTTCGCAAAAAATGTACTAGGTGACTGTATGATGGTACCTGCTTTGCAAGGCTTTGAAATTGCGTTATTTGATATTAATGAGGAACGGCTCCGAGATTCTGAACAAATGCTCAACAATATGAAAAAAAATCTAGGTTCCACTGTAAAAATTGTATCTTACACGAATCGAAAAGATGCACTCAGAGATGCAAAATATGTGTTTAATGCCATTCAAGTGGGCGGCTATGAGCCTAGTACGGTGATTGACTTTGAGATTCCGAAAAAGTACGGATTACGTCAAACGATTGCAGATACAATAGGAATTGGGGGCATATTCCGCAGCCTACGGACAATTCCGGTCATGATGGATTTCGCCAGAGATATGGAAGAAGTTTGTCCGGACGCTTTGTTCTTAAATTACACCAATCCAATGGCCACGTTGACAGGCAGCATGCTAAGGTATAGTAGCATCAAGACAGTTGGTTTATGCCATAGTGTTCAAGTCTGCGCAAATGATTTATTAAAAGGTCTGGATATGCCGACAGACAATGTTCAATGGAAGATTGCTGGCATTAATCATATGGCTTGGTTACTCGATATTAGTCGTCATGGTGAGGATTTATATCCTGAAATTAAGAAAAGAGCATTGGAAAAACAACAGACGAAGCATGATGATATGGTTCGTTTCGAGCTCATGTCGCGGTTTGGCTATTATATTACCGAGTCATCTGAACATAATGCAGAATACCATCCTTATTTCATCAAAAATAAATACCCAGAACTCATTGACCGTTTTAATATTCCATTGGATGAATACCTAAGACGCTGCATCCAACAAATTGCAGATTGGGAGAAAATGCGCGTAGATTTAGTCAATGATGGGAATTTAACACATGAGCGCTCAAACGAATATGGCTCTCGCATTTTAGAAGCTATGGAGACAAATATCCCATATAAAATTGGGGGAAATGCGCTAAATACCGGTGGGTTAATAAGCAACTTGCCGAATAATGCGGTTGTTGAAGTCCCCTGCTTAGTTGACGCAAGTGGTGTTACCCCTACATATGTAGGAGATCTCCCTGAGCAACTGGCTGCGTTAAATCGTACGAATATTGGTACACAGCTGCTCACGATTGAAGCGGCTATGACAGGTAAGAAAGAACATATTTATCAGGCGGCTCTGTTAGACCCACATACCGCGGCCGAGCTTTCTATCGATGATATCGTGGCTATGTGCGATGAATTAATCGAAGCGCATGGGGATTGGTTACCAAAGTTCAGCTAA